Below is a genomic region from Lonchura striata isolate bLonStr1 chromosome 28, bLonStr1.mat, whole genome shotgun sequence.
TCAGCTCCTTTTCTGCCCTCCCTGCTGTGCTTAGGTGTGGGCACAGGTGTGACCTGTGGGCTGTGAAGCTGCCGGGCTCCTTCATCCCCCCCAAAGTGCTTctggctgaggaggaggaggaggaggaggagggaggtcAGGCTGCATTCTGACATCAGGAAGGACAATTGCTGTCAGGGTGTCTAGACAGACCTGATAAGGATATTAGAGGCTGACAAAGAGCAGCATTGTGGAGGGGTCAGGGAATCGGTCACACATGTTCTGCGTGCTCTGGTTGTCAGGTGGACAGggttggggaggggggagaagTTGTTCAGGGATGGGGGGAAGGTTGCAAACATCTTCATTACGGAGCGCTGGGCTTGGTTAAAAGAGAAGTTGTGGCTTGGTAAAGTTAAGGTTTGAGTGGCTGGAGGATTCTCTTTTCATCCAGCAAAAATTGCCGCCATCAAATCCATCCCCAGGAGTTGTTTCTTTCCCAATCCCCCCATCAAATCCATCCCCAGGAGCTGTTTCCTTTCCCCCCATTAAATCCATCCCCAGGAGCTCTTTCCTTCCCAATTCCCCCACCAAATCCATCCCCAGGATCTGTTTCCTTCCCCAGGATCTGTTTCCTTCCCAATTCCCCCACCAAATCCATCCCCAAGAGTTGTTTCTTTCCCAATTCCCCCACCAAATCCTTCCCCAGGATCTGTGTCCTTCCCCAGGATCTGTTTCCATCCCCAGGATCTGTTTCCATCCCCAGGATCTGTTTCCTTCCCAATTCCCCCATCAAATCCATCCCCAGGATCTGTTTCCATCCCCAGGATCTCTTTCCTTCCCCAGGATCTGTTTCCATTCCCAGgatttctttccttccccaggATCTGTTTCCTTCCCCAGGATCTGTTTCCTTCCCCAGGATCTCTTTCCATCCCCAGGATCTCTTTCCTTCCCCAGGATCTCTTTCCTTCCCCAGGATCTGTTTCCTTCCCCAGGATCTCTTTCCATCCCCAGGATCTCTTTCCATCCCCAGGATCTCTTTCCATCCCCAGGATCTGTTTCCTTCCCCAGGATTTGTTTCCATCCCCAGCATCTCTTTCCTTCCCCAGCATCTCTTTCCATCCCCAGGATCTCTTTCCTTCCCCAGGATCTCTTTCCTTCCCCAGGATCTCTTTCCTTCCCCAGGATCTCTTTCCATCCCCAGGATCTCTTTCCTTCCCAGCCCTTCACCCTCAGGAGCATCACTTCTCATCACTATTAACACTCTCAGAGTGATTATTCTCTTCCTGGAGGGGCTGGCTGGTCTGACCTCTCTCCTCTGTGCActccctggctctgtgcaggCTCCAGGTGAGATTTTGGGGGCAGATTtgtgcagaggagctgtgctgagccatcccttccatccatccctgctaATGAACCTCTGAGTGTGCCAGACACTAATCAATACAGCCAGGCTTTAATATCAGCCTGCCCTGGGAGCCAGAGCCAGTGATTTATCATCGTTGTTCTTAtctgctgctctgtgcaagTGTCACTTGGGCCTTTCTGGGTGTTTCAGTTCTCTCCAACCCCGTTACATCCCTGTGGTTTGGCTGTACAAGTGTGGaaggtggtttttttccctcagcagAGCACCACTGGAGCTGataaaaacccagaaaaacgaTGGCAAGACGCTGCTCACGTTTACGTGGGGGAGGCCTCAAACCTCAACTTGTCTTCTCCTTTTAAgtgtcttttaatttttaatttttaacctGGGGGAATACAAGAGTGCAAACAACTGGTCTGCACTtgcaaggaggaaaataaaacctgaGAATTGCTTCAAAGAGCAGCTCGTGGCTCCGGTCCCCCAATCCAAACCTGGAGCAGAGATAAATCCaggaatattttgaaatgtCCTGTGGTGGTTTGATGGCTGTTCCTTCCTCAGCTCTGTGGGAACAGCTATTTTGGATATTTGGTTTGGGGTTGGATGCTGCAGGAATTCCTTGGACACGGTGGCCAAGGTCTCCTCTCCCACTGGGAAATGGCTCAGCTGatggttttgtttaaaaaccctttttttccaGAGGCTTCAGGCCATGTGGGTGTTTCCTTGAGTTCTGGGAATTTGAGGTCCAACTGGAGCcttactggtgggactggggaGAGCAAGGCAGAACCGGTGAGCAGGGGAGCTCCCAGTTTTGGGGTCAAACAGTGCTTTCCAGTCACAACCactggggagaaaaataaacctttccTCTGCTTTTAAAGCCTTTGCGAGGTATTTAACTGCCACTTTGTGTTTTAAAAGGTTTGAAGGCAATTGGCTCCGTTTATTGCCAGGATATTTGGGATGTTTTCATGctggagaggaagaaataatttattggGTTAGTTGAATCACCAGTGCTGTCACCCAGCCCTGAGAGCTCTTTATctggaaataaatatgaaatttattttcaccAGGCCAGCAGCCCTTGGCTGATGGATAAAATCCTTCCAGTCCCACCTTCTCCACACTGCCACTCCTTGAGAAGAGTGGGGATTGGGACTCTCTCCCTCTGTAAATAACAGAGCCAAGATTTCCTTGGGAGCGTGGGTGTTGCTGATGAGTATTGTCAGTTAAATGTTGATTTCTTTGTCACACACACATCAGAGCCACACAAACGGTTCTGTGGGTGAAACCCTTCACACAGGTGGAGTTGTTGCTgccctgggggggtttgggttttttttgcagtggTTGCTGCAAACTCGCTGCAGGTGCTGTTTATGAGCTTATACAACCTGGTGTAAACTGCTGGTAGCCCCTCACTCTGCCATGAAACCTTCCAGGAGTAAATCCTCTGCTCATCTCGTGTCTGACCATCTTGGTTTTGCCTTGCTGGTGTTTTTTaggagctggagaagctggggctgagggatgACGTGGATCTGCACGTCTACGAGGTCCCTGTTGAGTACCAGACCGTGCAGAGACTCATTCCTGCCCTGTGGAAGAAGCACAGTCCCcaagtgagtgagtgagtgaagggaggaggaaaaaaatcacccagCAAAGGGTGGGAACCTGCAGTGAAATCTCTTTTTTCATGTATTCCTCCAGCCTGGCAGTCCctggctggatttttttccccctcagtggTGAGAAGGTGTGAGCTGGGAGGATTTTACAGCTCTGCTTCCCAGGAGCAGTGGGTGTGAAGGGGCCACTGCAGAGGGCTGTCTAGACAGCTCGTGGTTTGCCTGTGCCACCtgggctcctccagcagctctgggggtgccaagGCTCCTTTTCACCCTGCTGAAATCCCACTTTGGGTCAGGAGGGGGTGGGAGGAGAAGTGTTGGAACTCagaatgtccctcagacatttttagaggttccaggccttggtcagaagcattttagaccctggcaggcagctggaaacagctgtgagtTTGGGTTTGAACtaaaggcagtttattgtgagttatctaaaagattttcttctcaggctgctgtggtttgctcacagctcaggcagaggcacacacacaccctgacatcctctctgactccttctcctcttcttcttcctcttcttcttcttcttcttctctccccacccagggctgctgctctcttttctATGGcacattacattttaaatgtttacagtttttccccaatgcctattacctatattaaatgctGCCTTTCTATCTTTtctatggtacattacgtgttacatgtttatagtttcccccaatgcctattacctatattaaatggtgcttttctaccctaaaccaatctgtgagtgccaacatcaccaagaacatggaggtgaggaagaagaaggaggaagaacaggatcagcccactttcctccatcttagaacttctgacccccatgtacaaagtaaaaacccccctgcacaggtgctaaaacccccctgtacaatactaaaaatttCTCCCCTCTACTTTTTAACTACTTccactataatatctaaactgtagtgacttcttgttccacctccaaagttggtaactcattccatggttcaaacccaaaatcacagctgcctccagctgcctgccagggtctcaaatgcttctgaccaaggcctggaacctccaaaaatgtctgagggacattttgagttccaacatgtACTCTgggtatttattttcatttcagggcctactaagcttaatttccCTTGCAACCCCAAACCTCCATGATTTCAAAACCCTTTTTGTGCCCTTCTCCCTGGCAGCTGGTGGTTCACGTGGGCGTGTCGGGCATGGCCACCACGGTCACCCTGGAGAAGTGTGGCCACAACGTGGGCTACAAGGGGCTGGACAACTGCCGCTTCTGCCCGGGCTCGCAGTGCTGCGTGGAGGGAGGCCCCGAGTGCATCGACTCCATCATCGACATGGACGCCGTGTGCCGCCGCGTGTCGGCGCTGGGGCTGGACGTCACCGTCACCATCTCCAAGGACGCCGGCAGGTAGGGGCTGACCCCCGGAACCCCACGCTGCCTCGGCTTGGGAGGCTCCTGGAGGGTTTTCCACTCGTGTCCCAGGCTGCCGCCAGCCCCGGtgttcagcctggccttgggcatgGTCAGGGGTGGCCATGGCTTCtttgggaattccatcccagctccGAGGGTGGGATATTCCATCCCTTGTCGCAAATCcgtctccagctctcctggtgACATCTTCACACCGTGGTGTCACCTTGTTCATGGAACCAGGGACTCCCAGAGTTTGGAAGGACCTTCAaacccatccccatcccagcctatcccatccccatcccatggatcccatcccacccatggcagggacaccttccagtgtcccagggtgctccaaacccccttgggcacttccaggggcagccacggcttctctgggaattccatcccagctccGAGGGTGGGATattccttcccagctcccaccctgATTCCCCTTCCcactttgaagccattccctgtgctgggattccatcccttgtcccaaatccatctccagctctcctgatCCCTCAGGTGACATCTTCACGCCATGGTGTCACCTCGTTCATGGAACCAGGGACTCCCAGAGTTTGGAAGGACCTTCaaacccatcccatcccatccccatcccatccccatcccatcccatcctatcccatcccatcccatcccatcccatcccatcccatcccatcccatcccatcccatcccatcccatcccatcccaccccatcccacccatggcagggacaccttcctgtCAAGTCACAGAGGTACCTGGAACACAAAAGCAGagattttccatgaaaaaaaaaaaaaaaagagagattttcACATTGTTTTGTCCTAAATAGAATTAAAACAACCCCAGCCTCACAATCCCTGCCTCACATCCCCCTAAACCCCAGGATGCCCTCACGACGATGAGCCTGCAGCtcgttttatttgtttttatcccttttattttcatggaATAATCTCTGCTTTTGTGTTCCAGGTACCTCTGTGACTTCACCTACTACACCTCCTTGTACCAGAGCAGGGGGAGGTCGGCGTTTGTCCACGTTCCTCCTCTGGGGAAACCTTATTCTGCAGAACAGCTGGGCCGGGCCCTGCAGGCCATCATAGAGGAAATGCTGGAGCTTTTGGAGCATTCCGAAGACAAAATCAACTGCCAGCATGAACACTGAGCCTGCCCAGGAGCTCTCCTAGTATTGCACTTCCAAAATattcccctgctctgctgaagTATtggggggaaggagaaaaaaacaacaaaaaagaaaaaccacacacaaaaacaaacaaacgaaCAAACAACAGGTCAGGACCCAGAATTGGAGActtcaaaaaaacaaaccaaaaaaaaaaaaaaaaaagaaaaagaaaattctacaAATTCTGCTTAGaaaggaactttttttttttttttttgtcgaATCTGTGAGTTTCAGCCTAAGCAACAAAGGATTCAGAGTCTCTTCTCtcaagcagctgcagctcctgattCCTGAAAGGTTTCTCCTGATTCCTGAGGGGTTTCTCCTGATTCCTGAGGGGTTTCTCCTGATTCCTGAAAGGTTTCTCCTGATTCCTGGAGGGTTTCTCCTGATTCCTGAAAGGTTTCTCCTGATTCCTGGAGGGTTTCTCCTGATTCCAGAAGGGTTTCTCCTGATTCCTGAGGAGTTTCTCCTGATTCCAGAAGGGTTTCTCCTGATTCCGAAGGGTTTCTCCCAATTCCTGAAGGGTTTCTCGTGATTCCTGGATGGTTTCTCCTGATTCCTGAAAGGTTTCTCCTGATTCCTGAAAGGTTTCCCCTGATTCCAGAAGGGTTTCTCCTGGTTCCAGAAAGGTTTCTCCTGATTCCAGAAGGGTTTCCCCTGATTCCAGAAGGGTTTCTTCTGATTCCTGAGGAGTTTCTCCCGATTCCAGAAGGGTTTCTCCCAATTCCAGAAGGGTTTCTCCCAATTCCAGAAGGGTTTGTGCTGGGAGCTTCCAGGGAATGGGTCCTCACTTGGATCCGTGGGAGGTTCCTCACCTGGACTCCACCTCCAGGGCCAGGGAATTGCTCACCACCCTCTGCTGGCTGAGTGTGGAGTGGAAATGTTTGCTTTCAGTTGGTTTTGGGTGTGTTTCCCCCTCTCTGGGGCAGGTGCTGGTGAGGtggaagcagagctggagctgggaaagcagagctTGGTGGGAATGAGGAGCCTGGAATGGCCTGGCTGGAATGGGAGATGATTTTAGGCACCAATTCCTCACTCCACCTCCTCCAGATTTCtagctgcagcagaagggaTGTTTGGGGTTCCTTTTGGAACCCAAAtccagctggatttttttttcttttgtttttttgttggggaAACCTGATCCTAAATCTTTCCAAATCTCTTTTTCCTGCCTCTCTCTTGGCCACCTCCCTTCCTCGAGGACCTCCTGCAGCAAACACTCGGTTCAATGTGTCTAAAACCAAGCATTAGTGGGTAAAGAGCTTTGCTGAGAGCCACTTTTCCCCCTGGAGATCTTTATCCCAAGCTCCTGGAGCTCCATGGTGTTTTTAAGGTGAAGGTTGAGTAATTTATAACTTCCTTAGCTGCAAATTCCCCCTCATGTTCCAGGTGAGGAGAGTAATGTTTAACTGGGATCCCAATTCCACCCTGACTCGAGTGCAGGCATAAAAATGCAGATGGGAATAACCTAAAAAAATCCCTGCAAAATCAAAATTCAGCTCTTCAACCCCATCCCACTGCCTGGGAGCCCGAGGCAGTGATTTGAAATGAAGGGATTTTGCTCACGGGGAGGATTCCAGGCTCTTTCCTGCTGTTCAGAAGTGGTTCAGCTCCAAAGAATTCCCCAGGAATTCTTCTGGGGAAGGGTGGGCGCAGGATCTCAGCAGGTGGGTGATGCTGGTGCTCCGTGGAGATTTGCTGCCAGGTTTTGAGGTTGcagcaaaaaaacaacaaaaaaaattcccatctGACTTTGGAGCAGGCACAGAACTGGGAGCTGAGGTCTCCGCTTGGATGAAGGATCTGTGATGCTTTCATGAATAAGATAGAATTAGATATATAAATagataaaaaacccaacattttaAAGGTTTGAAAGCCCATGACTTTGGATTTCTGTGGtgctggctggctctgctgtAGGAACTCTCAGTGAGAGCTGCCCTGAGCTCGCCAGGAGGAATCTGGTGCCAAAACTACTCCTGGAACCCTTGAGAGGGGACAAaaactctgcagctgcaggggctctgctggggGCACCTGAGCACGAGGATTTTTttggatagacccaaggaaatTCCTTCTCTCTCCACTACCCAGCCCTTCCTGCTCAGAGGAATTTGCCCTCAAGCGAAATATTGTCATTGCCAAGGTAGCACTTGTCAGGTTCTCTGattagtaatttattttatttaatattttgttgaAATCTTCTTGTTGAAATCTTCGTGCTTTGACACAggtgttttttggttggtttttttttgtgattagTTGAGTTCTTTACCCCCATAGGATTTATTCCTTGGTTGGTGGGAAgttctttgtcctggctgtttCCTAGCTGCTCCATTTGGGGAAGAGGAATATATTCCCCCCAAGGTTTGGTGATGGagaaattcccaggaaaactgCTTTGCTCTCCCCCCGGGGTGAAATGGAAGAGGGAAATCAATGGAGTGGTGAGGCCACGGTGAAATCCCAGGGGTGGAATCTCAGCAGGGGCCGGGAGGGACCCACAGGAGGGTTTGGGGCAGGACCTGGGTGGGATCAGCATCTCCAGGTGAGACATCCCTGGCTCTGCACCCCTGGGTGGGGCTGGAAGTGCCCTTgggtggggctggaggtgccccaGGTGGGGCAGGAGGTGCCCTGGGTGTTTTGGTGCCCTgggtggggctggaggtgccccTGGGTGGTCCTGGAGGTGCCCCTGGGTGGTCctggaggtgctccaggtggtCCTGGAGGTGCCCCTGGGCATTTTGGTGCCCCTGGGTGGTCCTGGAGGTGCCCTGGGTGGTCCTGGAGGTGCCCCTGGGTGTTTTGATGCCCCTGGGTGGTCCTGGAGGTGCcccaggtggggctggaggtgccccTGGGTGGTGCTGGAGGTGCcccaggtggggctggaggtgccccTGGGTGGTGCTGGAGGTGCcccaggtggggctggaggtgccccTGGTGGTCCTGGAGGTGCCCCTGGGTGTTTTGGTGCCCTgggtggggctggaggtgccccTGGGTGGTCCTGGAGGTGCcccaggtggggctggaggtgctCCTGGGCCTTTTGGTGCCCTGGGTAGTCCTGGAGGTGCcccaggtggggctggaggtgccccTGGTGGTCCTGGAGGTGCCCCTGGGTGTTTTGGTGCCCCTGGGTGGTCCTGGAGGTGCCCCAGGTGGTCCTGGAGGTGCCCCTGGGCATTTTGGTGCCCCTGGGTGGTCCTGGAGGTGCcccaggtggggctggaggtgccccTGGTGGTCCTGGAGGTTCCCCTGGGTGTTTTGGTGCCCCTGGTGGTCCTGGAGGTGCCCCAGGTGTGGCTGGAGGTGCCCCAGGTGGTCCTGGAGGTTCCCCTGGGTGTTTTGGTGCCCCAGGTGGTCCTGGAGGTGCCCCAGGTGGTCCTGGAGGTGCCCCTGGGTGTTTTGGTGCCCCAGGTGGTCCTGGAGGTCCCCTGGGCATTTTGGTGCCCCAGCatccagcagcaggcagcacagccagcagcagttccGTGGGCACAGCATCTTGCCACGTGGCTTTCTTCAGCCTGGCGACTTAAATCCTGTTCAGCACCTAAAAAGAATTCCTTTTTctggctgctctctgctcctccAAGGGAAAATCCAGAGCCACCTCCGTGCCTGCTGGAATTTGAGGGCTGCAGTGCTTGGCCTTGGGTGGGTCAAcgttaaaaatcccattttttgggaatgttttggGCATTGCTTTTCCTCCCGATCTGTTTTTGGGGGGAAGCTCCACGTGCTCAGTTCCttagaaaatttaatttattttatactctttttttttttttttttaatttttggcaGAGGTGGGGGGTTTGGGAAATTAGCCTGAGGTTGTGTTTATAAAAGGTGTCTTGGTGGTAGAGAAATTTCCTGTAGCCCAACTGGGGAAAAATGGCattaaactgattttatttaatgtgacctaaattaaatattttgggggtgttttgggatttttttaagttggttgttttttttgtttggttggttttttgtttggttttggtttttttgtttgttttttgtttggttttggtttttttgtttgttttctgtttgtttgtttgttttgtccaATTCACGGATCTTTTCTTACAGATCCCTATTTCCTTTGGGAATAGAACATCAAACTGATGCAGAACTTCAAAACAAAGCTGATGTTTTGCTAAACcctatttgttttcctttctattAATCATCAATTAATAGAATTTGCTAATTTGCACTGACTGGGAGACCTGTTGCCAAGCCCAAAAACTTTGTGCTGGCAAATAAAAGCGTAGGGAGTTCAGGTGGAGCGTTCATTCCCGTGCCTGtaatgtgggaaaaaaatattttaaaaatcttaaattttaGGTACAAAATCCTCTCTGGGGATAAAGGCTCAGGGGGGAGACGGGGCTGAGGATTTTGGGTGTGGAAAAGTGAATTTAGGGAGGTTCTGCTGGATGGGGTCTGGTGCCATTTATCTGCCTGGAGCAGTGGGGTGACAATTTCTTTGTCCCAAGGTTGTTTAAATCCTGCAGAGGATTTTTTGAGGAGCTCCAGAGACTCAGCAATGTCTCGGCTTGGTGATGCTGCTGTGGGGAGGTGAATTCAATTGGGAATTAAATTGGGAATTAAAATTGGGAATCTCCTTTAAAACCCCAGGAAAAAGGAGCTTGGGAGGCTCTCGGCCTCAAGGATCCCTGTGGGATTTGATGATCCTTAGGGATCCCTCCCAGCCTGAGGGTTTCTGTGGTGTGgttggaggatttttgggggggttttgggggtttttgggggggttttgggggtttttgggagtctggcagctcctgcagagccgtTCACCtcccctgcagcatcccccaAGCTCCCGAGGAGTGGGAAAGGATGGGAAGGTGAGGAAGAGGGTTTGAGGTGTGCTTGTGACACgaggctgcagccaggagctcctGAGCTCCCAGAGTTGTTCCAGTCCTT
It encodes:
- the PGPEP1 gene encoding pyroglutamyl-peptidase 1 isoform X2, which gives rise to MATTVTLEKCGHNVGYKGLDNCRFCPGSQCCVEGGPECIDSIIDMDAVCRRVSALGLDVTVTISKDAGRYLCDFTYYTSLYQSRGRSAFVHVPPLGKPYSAEQLGRALQAIIEEMLELLEHSEDKINCQHEH
- the PGPEP1 gene encoding pyroglutamyl-peptidase 1 isoform X1, whose protein sequence is MEKPRRAVVVTGFGPFGEHAVNASWIAVQELEKLGLRDDVDLHVYEVPVEYQTVQRLIPALWKKHSPQLVVHVGVSGMATTVTLEKCGHNVGYKGLDNCRFCPGSQCCVEGGPECIDSIIDMDAVCRRVSALGLDVTVTISKDAGRYLCDFTYYTSLYQSRGRSAFVHVPPLGKPYSAEQLGRALQAIIEEMLELLEHSEDKINCQHEH